The Gemmatimonadaceae bacterium DNA segment CCGTTGCGCGGATCGAGCCGCAGCGCGCGCTGCCAGCCGAGCACGGCGGTGGCCGTGTCGTGCGCCTGCCACGCGGCGGCGCCGAGGTTGTGCCACACGGCCGGGTCGCGGGGACTGCGCTCGGCGGCGGTGCGGAAGGCATCGCGTGCGCGCGCGTAGTCCGCCCCGACGTAGGCCGTGCGCCCGTCTGTGAAGGCCTGCAGCGTCTCGATATCTCCGCCCGGCGCGCAGGCACCGAGCGCAGCCGCGAGGAGCAACAGCGTCAGCACGCGCCGCCGCGCCTCGGCATCCACCTTGGCGAGGACAAGCTTCGCCTTGTCGAGCACGTCGCCGCCGGGCTTGCGGGAGTAGCCCTGCGCGTCGCAGGCATCGCGCAGCGCCTCGACTTCCCGCGCCGTCTCCTCCGTCACGCCCTCACGCCGGAGCGCGCTGGCCAGCGCCCCCGGATCGGTGTGCTCGGCGAGAGCCAGGCCGGTGCGCGCAAGCAAGGTGCGCTCGAGCATCGCACGAGCCGTTCGCGGCGGCTCGGTCCTGGCACGACGGCGTGGAATCAGCTGCGGCGCGACCCGCCACAGCAACCACGGCAGCGGCGCGAGCAACGCCAGCCAGGTGAGGAACACCGCAAACGGCAGTCGCGGGCTGCGGCTGCCAGCAAGGCTCGGGCGAATGGGCGGCGATGCGGTGTCCCCGCGCGCCGCTGCGCGCGGCGGGACTGCGACGAGCGCGCCCGCCCGCACGCTGACGGCCAGCGGCGCCGTGCGGACCGCCACATATCGGCGCTGCGCGGGGTCGAACACCGGGTAGGTCACGGCGGGCACCGTCTGCGGTCCGTCTTCGCGCGGCGTGACGAGCCAACTGAACTCCTTGGCCCCGCCGAACAGCGCCGGGGTCGAGTCGAGTCGGACGCGCTCGTCCTGCGCGACGACGTCAGCCCAGGGGATGCTCAGCGGCGGCCGCGGGAGCAGCGTGGCGTTTCCGCTGCCTTCAAGGCGCAACGTCAGCACGAACGGGTCGCCTACGCGCGGGGCCAGCTGGTCGCTGCGCAATTCCGCGCGCCACTGCCCCACCGCGCCCAGCCAGTCACTCGGGCGCCCGCGTGAGGGTGGATTGATGGCGACGAAGTGTACGCCGTCGGCCCGCAGCGTCCGGTCGTCCTCGCGGCTGAAGAAGCTGGCGCTCTGCGGCAGCGCGTAGGTCAGTCGCGCCGACCCCAGCGAGTAGCGTCCGGGCGTGAGGACGAACAGCGCCCGCCTGAACGTGTGCACCTCGACGTCCTCGGAGGCATCGCCGACGCGAGAGAGCGGCAGGTCGTAGGCCAGCATCGCCCGCGGTTCGGGCGGGACGAACTCCGGGTTGCGGCGCAGGCGCTGCCGCACCGCCGTCGGGATGCGCACGCTGAGCGTGTACGTCACCTGCTGGCCCACGTAGACCGTATCGGGCGCGACGCTGGCGCGGAACCCGACCCCGTCGGGGTTCTGCGCGTCGGCCGTCGCGACGGTGAGCAACGCGAGGGCAGCGATGGCTGTGGCGACGCGCATCACCAGTCCTTCTGTCCCGCCGAGCGGATCGGCGTGCCGCCGCGCTGGCGTCGCGCCTGCGTGTCGCGTTCTTCGCGGGCGGCGGCATCGAGCAGCGCCTCGGCCTGCTGCCGCGACATTGCGCTGGGCTGCGGCGGTGCGGGCTGCGGCGGCCCCTGCGGCGGCGAGTTCGTCGAAGAGCCACCGCCGCCGCCCGTGGGCGCGCGCAACGCAAGCTCGTAGTTCCATTGCGCGTCACGGTCGCCCGGCGTCTCGAGCAAGACCGTGCGGAAGGCACGCCGTGCGCTCTGCAGCGCGGCCGAGCGCGAGTCGCCATCGAGGCGCAGGCCACGCTTCAGATACGCCAAGCCAAGGTTGTAGCGCGCGCGGGTGCGCAGCGCGGGGTCGCCGGTGAACAGCGCGCGTTCGAGCGCCTCGACCGCGCCGTCGAGCGAGTCCGCGGCGAGCAAGGCGCTGCCGAGGTTGTAGAGCACGACGGGCCGGCGATCGCCGTCGGCGACGATACGGCGGTAGGCGCGGATCGCCTCGTCCACGCGTCCGGCGCGCTGCGCCTCAAGTGCTTCGCGCAGCGACGGCACCTGCGCGTGCAGCGTGGGGGCAGCGAACAGCAGCGCCAGCAACACCGCGACCGATGAGGAGCGGCGCAGGCGCAGCCACGACGGCCAGCGCGCGCCGTCGGCAAAGGCGGCATCGAGCAGGAGCAGCAGCAAGGCGACGAGAGCGAACCACTGGTAGCGCAAGGGGCGACTGAGCCGGATCGCCTCTTCGCGCGACGCCGTCTCCAGGCCCGCCAGCACGCGGCGGACGCGATTGCTCTTGTCGGTGGCAT contains these protein-coding regions:
- a CDS encoding BatD family protein, with protein sequence MRVATAIAALALLTVATADAQNPDGVGFRASVAPDTVYVGQQVTYTLSVRIPTAVRQRLRRNPEFVPPEPRAMLAYDLPLSRVGDASEDVEVHTFRRALFVLTPGRYSLGSARLTYALPQSASFFSREDDRTLRADGVHFVAINPPSRGRPSDWLGAVGQWRAELRSDQLAPRVGDPFVLTLRLEGSGNATLLPRPPLSIPWADVVAQDERVRLDSTPALFGGAKEFSWLVTPREDGPQTVPAVTYPVFDPAQRRYVAVRTAPLAVSVRAGALVAVPPRAAARGDTASPPIRPSLAGSRSPRLPFAVFLTWLALLAPLPWLLWRVAPQLIPRRRARTEPPRTARAMLERTLLARTGLALAEHTDPGALASALRREGVTEETAREVEALRDACDAQGYSRKPGGDVLDKAKLVLAKVDAEARRRVLTLLLLAAALGACAPGGDIETLQAFTDGRTAYVGADYARARDAFRTAAERSPRDPAVWHNLGAAAWQAHDTATAVLGWQRALRLDPRNGDAREWLARVPAPQHRGAARVLPVPALPVLAMGLLLWFAGWGWAGAAARRRRRTRWPLLLVLPGAACIAFGAWQDATLEARDLVVLASPTPLRALPALGADPGAMPITGEVGRVVERRGVWLRINLDGGREGWYPAERVLSLARD